TCATACGCTTCCTCCTCGTCTGTGAAAAAGATTGATGAAACGCTATAATAACAGTAAGAAATGAGTGTGTAACCAGTTAATTTAATTACGGTGGTTACAAATAGAGATTACCATATCCTGTATGGTCATACAAGAGAGAAAAATGAAGGGTTTCGTCAGGAGAGATGATGCCATGGACTGGCTTTGTATCGATTTTTTAAATAGTGATTGGAGGGATTGGCGCGGTTCTGGTCGTTGGGAAAATCGTCTGGAGAACCAGGAATGGCTGTCATCCTTTTTGCAAACATACAAGCTAACCGCTCCGCTACCTATGGATGAGGAGTATGCCGCGTCTCTTTTGCAGTTGCGCGAACGTTTGAGACGTATGCTGGAAACCGTTGTGCATGGGGACCGATTCCAAGAGGAGGATCTTGTGGAATTGAACAAAGTATTGGCCCTCGCCCCATTTCATAGGCAGGTGTTGTTTGTAGAGGAGGAGGGCGGCTACAGGCAAAAGCAATCTAGCTCAACAGAGGGCTGGCCGCTCGTGATGGCACAAATTGCTGCTTCTTTCGCGGAGTTGCTTGCCCCACAGCATCTTGAGCGAATCAAAATATGTGACAACGAGGATTGCCGCTGGGTGTTTTATGATGAAAGCCGCAACCGGGTGCGCCGCTGGTGTGATGACAAAATGTGCGGAAACTTGATGAAGGTCCGCCGTTTTCGTGAACGGAAAAAGGAAAAAGGGTGAAGCGCTAAAGCTCACCCTTTTTATCTGTTCATTTATGAAGCTGGGGTCAATTGGACCAGCTTAGGGTAGATGGACGAACCTGCTGCTACGATGCCTGAGCTTTTCCAGCAAAAATCGTTTCCTTGTGTATCCGTAATTTTGCCTCCGGCTTCCTGAACCAAAAGTGCACCAGCCAGCCAATCATACACCCCTTCACCATATTCCCAGTAACCGTCGAGTCGCCCGCATGCCACATAGGCCAGATGGAGTGATACTGCGCCTTGCATGCGGATGGCAAAAGCCTCTGGCATGACTCTTGTCAAGGAATTTGCTGTATACTTACCGACCAAGTGGTTCATTGGCTCGGAGGAAGCAAAGAGTGTACCTAAAATGCACTCACTCAGCTGCGATTTGGCTGAGGTACTGATTTTTTGTCCGTTTAGAAAAGCTCCACCCCCGTCAATTGCTGTAAACAGTTCATCACGGCATGGATCATAGACAAAAGAAACAACCGTGCGTCCTCCGTCAATCAGGCAGAGGGAAGTAGCCCACATCGGCATATTTTGCAGAAAATGAACTGCTCCATCGATTGCATCCATCACCCAGTAAGGACTTGCGAATTCAGGCTGTTCCTGTGCAGCCAGATCGAATTCCGCGTCAGAGAATTCATAGGTGGGAAAACGCTCGGATAATGATTGCTTCAATCGAGCTTCAACCACGGCATTTACCTCTTCAAAGCGTTTAGCCATTGCTTCCTTGCTGTGGCAGGGCGCGCCTTTTTCAAATTCCACTAGCAGCTCCTTTCCAACACTTCTTACCAGTTTTTCGCAAAATTGCACATCTTGTAGATTCATAACAATTCTCATCCCTTCTCTTTTTGGTAAAAATCGAGTAGTTTCCATAATAGTTTCCATACTTTTCAGCAAGTTCAGGACCAAAATCAGTCTCAGTCTCGATATGCTGCACGAGAAATTAAGTAGTATGTTTGAATACTACTATGAAAGGATTAGTTCGTCAACACCACGAAAATGTCGAGATTCACAAGTTATGCACATGTGCAGAGTGTTTGAGACATAATAAGTAGCATCATACGTGGGAACGGAAATGAGGTGGGTAGGATGAGTCAAACACGCAAAAAATGGTTACAGGCACTGGTATTGGTGACACTAGGGGCGATTTGTCTGGCTATATGGTATTTGCAGCCATATCAGCCCGATCAGGCAGCGTTAACGGCCATGCAAGGCGGTGAAGGGATTACGGTCATGGATACGAATGACTGGATTATCTTCCAAGGCGGGGAATCACGCGAACCGGGACTCATCTTATATCCGGGAGCACTGGTCAAACCGGAGAGCTATGCTCCGATTGCCCGTGCCTTGGCAGGCTACGGCTACCATGTTTTTCTCGCGCGAATGCCGCTGAATTTGGCCGTAAGCGATATGACGCGAGCCACACAAGTATTGAAGGCCTACCCAAATAAAACGTTTGTCATCGGTGGACATTCGCTCGGTGGTACCATGGCGGCTGAATTCGCAGCTAACCATCCGGACCGAATCAACGGTGTGTTTTTACTGGGAGCGTATCCGAACAGTCAGGGGAACTTGAAGAAGGTGAATTTGCCGGTGCTGTCTTTACTCGGATCTCGCGATGGAGTGATTAATATGGAAAAGTTTTTGGAGAGCAAGCAATATTTGCCGGAGCGTACGGTGTACATGTCCATAGAAGGGGGAAACCACTCCCAGTTCGGAAGCTATGGATCGCAGGAGGGCGACAAGCCCGCTGCCATTACTCCTCAGGAGCAGTGGCAGCAAACGGTGGCAGCAATCAAGGATTGGCTGCTTAATGATGTCATGATGATGAACGTGGAATAATACCGGATACAACACCTGTAATGCGAATGTTTTCCGAGGGGAGCAGCATAGGCGTATCTTGCTCGCGTGTGGTTGTAAACAAACATTCCAATGGATTGACGTCTGCTGCGATGCGCACAAGGAACTGCCCCTCTTGTCGGATCAACACAGGTCTGTCTTTTACGGGCTCCATCGAAAAGTCTGAGATCAATAGGGCGTCTCCAGGAAAAATACCGAGACCACTAAGACCGTCATCTCGCATGATGAGGGCAAAGCGGGCCACGTGATAGCTGGCTACCTGCAAAGAGGGCAACAGCGACAGCTCCTCGTCTTGGTCCAAGGCGAGATCAAAAAAATGAGTCGTGTATGCATCACCGGCAATAAAGACTCGTTTCATCAGGTATCCCTCCTGCATAAAATAGCGTCGTAATTTACCCATAGACGGGAAAACCTTTGGCATACATACGGCTAAGTATGCGCTCAAAACGGGCACGGGCAAGAGGCATCGGCACCTGAAAGCGCTGAGCCAACATAGCTGGTGCGTTGTATCGCGAGCAATCGGCCAAAAGGGGGCTCATCATGTAAATGGGTAGCAGCAAATGCTCGGCAAAATGATTCGCCTGCGATTCTTGCCAGTCAATCATCCATTCGCTGCTCTGGGGCTGAATGCCTTCATGAAGGAGCAAATGTCCGAGTTCGTGCGCGATTTTTACCCGCTGGGTAGCCAGATCAAGTCGCTCGTCCACCGCAATGATATAACGTCCTGGCGAAAACGGATGCGCGTGTGCACGACTCCTGCCGCAAATACGATGGACCTCGATGCCGTACGTCTCGCACAGCAGATGCAGATCGATTTGTTCAGGCGAATCGATGCCGTGATGCTGAAGCAATAAGTACACGCGACTCTCGAGCCATGTTTGCGGTTCGCAGATTTCTTGCAAAAGGGAGTGAAGCATCAAGGACCTCCTAAATGAATGGTAAGAAAGGAACGTACGTTCTGTTTTTTGCTGAAAAGAAAAACCCGCACTGGGGTTATTTTTTTTTGATGTCTTCCGTGATGTCAAACAAGGACGGAGGTCTTTCTTCGCGTACTCTACGGACTTTCCACTGTTTCTTCAAGTCGTACCAGTAGCGGCGAATTTCTTTTTTCTCCTCTTCTGAAGCGTCTAGGTACCCGTCTAGGAAATAGTAGTCGTCCGGGTCATCGATCTTTTCCTGCAAGAGCTCGTCCAACGAACGTTGATTTGTCTCTCCTGATGCGGGGAGAATATAGGCTGTGACTTCATCTGTGCGGCCCAACAACCAATCAGTCGTGACGTCCAGCACATCAGCCAATTGCCGCAGCATGTCATTCGGTGGTGTGCTGTGATTGTTCTCGTAGTTA
This genomic stretch from Brevibacillus brevis harbors:
- a CDS encoding CGNR zinc finger domain-containing protein codes for the protein MDWLCIDFLNSDWRDWRGSGRWENRLENQEWLSSFLQTYKLTAPLPMDEEYAASLLQLRERLRRMLETVVHGDRFQEEDLVELNKVLALAPFHRQVLFVEEEGGYRQKQSSSTEGWPLVMAQIAASFAELLAPQHLERIKICDNEDCRWVFYDESRNRVRRWCDDKMCGNLMKVRRFRERKKEKG
- a CDS encoding inositol monophosphatase family protein — translated: MNLQDVQFCEKLVRSVGKELLVEFEKGAPCHSKEAMAKRFEEVNAVVEARLKQSLSERFPTYEFSDAEFDLAAQEQPEFASPYWVMDAIDGAVHFLQNMPMWATSLCLIDGGRTVVSFVYDPCRDELFTAIDGGGAFLNGQKISTSAKSQLSECILGTLFASSEPMNHLVGKYTANSLTRVMPEAFAIRMQGAVSLHLAYVACGRLDGYWEYGEGVYDWLAGALLVQEAGGKITDTQGNDFCWKSSGIVAAGSSIYPKLVQLTPAS
- a CDS encoding alpha/beta fold hydrolase: MSQTRKKWLQALVLVTLGAICLAIWYLQPYQPDQAALTAMQGGEGITVMDTNDWIIFQGGESREPGLILYPGALVKPESYAPIARALAGYGYHVFLARMPLNLAVSDMTRATQVLKAYPNKTFVIGGHSLGGTMAAEFAANHPDRINGVFLLGAYPNSQGNLKKVNLPVLSLLGSRDGVINMEKFLESKQYLPERTVYMSIEGGNHSQFGSYGSQEGDKPAAITPQEQWQQTVAAIKDWLLNDVMMMNVE
- a CDS encoding ImmA/IrrE family metallo-endopeptidase, with protein sequence MLHSLLQEICEPQTWLESRVYLLLQHHGIDSPEQIDLHLLCETYGIEVHRICGRSRAHAHPFSPGRYIIAVDERLDLATQRVKIAHELGHLLLHEGIQPQSSEWMIDWQESQANHFAEHLLLPIYMMSPLLADCSRYNAPAMLAQRFQVPMPLARARFERILSRMYAKGFPVYG
- a CDS encoding helix-turn-helix domain-containing protein; its protein translation is MLSQRLRTARKTKGLTQEELAEHVCTTKGTISNYENNHSTPPNDMLRQLADVLDVTTDWLLGRTDEVTAYILPASGETNQRSLDELLQEKIDDPDDYYFLDGYLDASEEEKKEIRRYWYDLKKQWKVRRVREERPPSLFDITEDIKKK